A stretch of Streptococcus sp. oral taxon 061 DNA encodes these proteins:
- the yidC gene encoding membrane protein insertase YidC translates to MKSIKRIALSVMGVAMLLVLTGCVQVDKATGQPTGFIWNTIGAPMAEAIKYFANDQGLGFGVGIIIVTIIVRLIILPLGIYQSWKATLHSEKMNALKHVLEPHQTRLKEATTQEEKLEAQQALFAAQKEHGISMFGGVGCFPILIQMPFFSAIYFAAQHTEGVSEASFLGIALGSPSWILIACAGILYYIQSLLSLHGVEDETQREQLKKMIYMSPLMIVMFSIFSPASVTLYWVVGGFMMILQQFIVNYMIRPKLRKKVREEYAKNPPKASKTSGARKDVTPESAAVISTSAKKNKKRNSGKQHSR, encoded by the coding sequence GTGAAATCAATTAAACGAATCGCCCTCTCAGTCATGGGAGTGGCTATGCTATTAGTCTTGACAGGATGTGTCCAGGTTGATAAAGCAACAGGTCAGCCAACCGGATTTATCTGGAATACCATCGGAGCACCTATGGCAGAGGCTATCAAATATTTTGCCAATGACCAAGGTCTTGGTTTCGGTGTTGGTATTATCATCGTAACTATTATCGTCCGCTTGATTATCCTTCCACTTGGTATCTACCAATCATGGAAGGCTACCCTTCACTCTGAGAAGATGAACGCCCTCAAGCATGTCCTTGAGCCACATCAGACTCGTCTCAAAGAAGCAACGACTCAAGAAGAAAAACTAGAAGCCCAACAAGCTCTCTTTGCTGCTCAAAAAGAGCATGGTATTAGTATGTTTGGTGGTGTAGGATGTTTCCCTATCCTCATTCAAATGCCTTTCTTCTCTGCTATCTACTTTGCTGCTCAACACACAGAAGGTGTTTCTGAAGCTAGCTTCTTAGGTATTGCACTGGGTTCTCCAAGTTGGATTCTCATTGCCTGCGCAGGTATTCTCTACTACATCCAATCACTCCTTTCTCTACACGGAGTTGAAGACGAGACTCAAAGAGAACAACTCAAGAAAATGATTTACATGAGTCCGTTGATGATTGTCATGTTCTCAATCTTCTCACCAGCTAGTGTAACGCTTTACTGGGTTGTCGGTGGTTTCATGATGATCCTTCAACAATTCATCGTCAACTACATGATTCGTCCAAAACTTCGTAAAAAAGTACGTGAAGAATATGCCAAGAACCCACCAAAAGCAAGTAAAACTTCAGGTGCTCGTAAAGATGTAACCCCTGAATCAGCTGCAGTTATCTCAACTTCTGCTAAGAAGAACAAAAAACGCAATTCTGGAAAACAACATTCTAGATAA
- the pflA gene encoding pyruvate formate-lyase-activating protein, whose amino-acid sequence MSEETIDYGQVTGMVHSTESFGAVDGPGIRFIVFLQGCQMRCQYCHNPDTWAMETNKSRVRTVDDVLEEALRFRGFWGDKGGITVSGGEALLQIDFLIALFTKAKEKGIHCTLDTCALPFRNKPRYLEKFNKLMAVTDLVLLDIKEINEAQHKIVTSQTNKNILACAQYLSDIGKPVWIRHVLVPGLTDRDEDLIELGKFVKTLKNVDKFEILPYHTMGEFKWRELGIPYSLEGVKPPTADRVKNAKELMDTESYQDYMKRVHG is encoded by the coding sequence ATGTCAGAAGAAACAATAGACTACGGACAAGTGACAGGAATGGTACATTCGACAGAGAGTTTTGGGGCGGTAGATGGTCCCGGAATTCGTTTCATTGTCTTTTTGCAGGGCTGTCAGATGCGTTGCCAGTATTGCCATAACCCTGACACATGGGCAATGGAAACCAATAAATCTCGTGTACGAACAGTAGACGATGTTCTAGAAGAAGCGCTTCGTTTTCGTGGTTTCTGGGGAGATAAGGGTGGAATTACTGTCAGTGGAGGAGAAGCTCTCTTACAGATTGATTTCCTAATTGCTCTCTTTACAAAAGCAAAAGAAAAAGGCATCCACTGTACCTTGGATACTTGTGCCCTTCCATTCCGTAATAAACCACGTTATTTAGAGAAATTCAATAAACTAATGGCCGTGACAGACTTGGTTCTTCTTGATATCAAGGAAATCAACGAAGCACAGCACAAGATTGTAACCAGTCAAACCAACAAAAATATCTTGGCGTGTGCGCAGTACTTGTCAGATATTGGGAAACCTGTTTGGATTCGTCATGTTCTCGTGCCAGGATTGACAGACCGTGATGAAGATTTGATTGAGCTTGGGAAATTCGTAAAAACTCTTAAAAATGTTGATAAATTTGAGATTTTGCCTTACCATACCATGGGTGAGTTCAAGTGGCGTGAACTTGGGATTCCGTATTCACTTGAAGGGGTTAAACCTCCAACAGCAGATCGTGTTAAAAACGCTAAGGAATTGATGGATACAGAAAGCTATCAAGATTACATGAAACGTGTTCATGGATAA
- a CDS encoding diaminopimelate decarboxylase → MKTPFIKREDLEKIVEEFPTPFHLYDEKGIRKKARAVNKAFSWNKGFKEYFAVKATPTPAILKILQEEGCGVDCSSYVELLMSHKLGFSGAEMMFSSNNTPDQEYAYARELGATINLDAFEDIDHLERAAGIPEIISCRYNPGGVFELGTDIMDNPGEAKFGMTKEQLFEAFAILKEKGAKTFGIHSFLASNTVTHLYYPELARQLFELAVEIKEKLGISLDFINLSGGIGVNYRPDQEPNDIALIGEGVRQVYEEVLTPADLGQVKIFTELGRFMLAPHGILVTKVTHKKKTYRTYLGVDASAVNLMRPAMYGAYHHITNMMHPDGQTEMVDVVGSLCENNDKFAVNRELPQTEIGDLLVIHDTGAHGFSMGYQYNAKLRSAEILYTEDGGARLIRRAERPEDYFATLYGFDFDKE, encoded by the coding sequence ATGAAGACGCCATTTATTAAACGTGAAGACTTAGAAAAGATTGTTGAAGAGTTTCCAACTCCATTCCATCTCTACGATGAAAAAGGTATTCGCAAGAAAGCACGCGCAGTAAACAAAGCCTTCTCTTGGAATAAAGGCTTTAAAGAATACTTCGCAGTTAAGGCAACCCCAACTCCAGCTATCTTGAAGATTTTGCAAGAAGAAGGATGTGGAGTGGATTGTTCTAGTTATGTAGAACTCTTAATGAGTCATAAGCTCGGGTTTTCAGGGGCGGAGATGATGTTTTCATCTAACAATACACCAGACCAAGAGTACGCTTATGCCCGTGAATTAGGGGCGACTATCAACTTGGATGCCTTTGAAGATATCGACCATTTAGAGCGCGCTGCGGGGATTCCTGAGATTATCTCTTGTCGTTACAATCCTGGAGGCGTATTTGAACTAGGGACAGACATTATGGATAATCCTGGTGAAGCTAAGTTTGGGATGACCAAGGAGCAACTCTTTGAAGCCTTTGCTATCCTGAAAGAAAAGGGAGCTAAAACCTTTGGGATTCATTCCTTCCTAGCTTCCAATACTGTGACCCACCTCTACTATCCAGAATTAGCACGTCAGCTCTTTGAGTTAGCAGTAGAAATCAAGGAAAAGTTGGGTATTTCGCTGGACTTTATCAACCTTTCTGGAGGTATCGGAGTCAACTATCGTCCAGATCAAGAGCCAAATGACATCGCCTTGATTGGTGAGGGAGTTCGTCAGGTTTATGAAGAAGTTCTTACGCCAGCAGATCTTGGTCAGGTTAAAATCTTTACAGAACTAGGTCGCTTTATGTTGGCACCTCATGGCATTCTCGTTACAAAAGTTACTCATAAAAAGAAAACCTACCGTACTTATCTAGGAGTAGATGCGTCAGCTGTCAATCTTATGAGACCAGCTATGTACGGTGCTTACCATCATATTACTAACATGATGCATCCTGATGGTCAGACTGAAATGGTTGATGTTGTTGGTTCTCTTTGTGAAAACAACGACAAGTTTGCAGTAAATCGTGAGTTGCCTCAAACAGAAATTGGTGATTTGTTAGTGATTCATGATACAGGTGCCCATGGCTTCTCTATGGGATACCAGTACAATGCGAAACTTCGTTCGGCAGAGATTCTCTACACAGAGGACGGTGGTGCTCGACTAATCCGTAGAGCAGAGCGACCTGAGGACTATTTTGCGACTCTCTATGGCTTTGACTTTGACAAGGAATAG
- the purR gene encoding pur operon repressor, protein MKLRRSDRMVVISNYLINNPYKLTSLNTFAEKYESAKSSISEDIVIIKRAFEEIEIGHIQTVTGAGGGVIFTPSISTLESKTIIQELRDKLSESDRILPGGYIYLSDLLSTPAILKNIGRIIAKSFMDQKIDAVMTVATKGVPLANAVANVLNVPFVIVRRDLKITEGSTVSVNYVSGSSDRIEKMFLSKRSLKAGSRVLIVDDFLKGGGTINGMISLLTEFDSELAGVAVFADNAQEDREQQFDYKSLLKVTNIDVKNQQIEVEVGNIFETEK, encoded by the coding sequence ATGAAATTAAGAAGAAGTGATCGGATGGTTGTTATTTCCAATTATTTGATTAACAATCCATACAAATTAACCAGTCTCAATACCTTTGCGGAAAAGTATGAATCTGCCAAGTCTTCTATTTCAGAAGATATTGTCATTATTAAGCGCGCCTTTGAAGAAATTGAAATTGGTCATATTCAAACGGTGACAGGTGCTGGTGGTGGGGTTATTTTCACACCTTCTATCTCTACCCTTGAGTCCAAAACAATCATCCAAGAGCTTCGCGATAAACTTTCAGAGAGCGACCGCATTCTTCCAGGAGGCTACATTTATTTGTCTGATCTCCTTAGCACTCCAGCTATTTTGAAAAATATTGGACGTATTATTGCCAAGAGCTTTATGGACCAAAAGATTGATGCTGTTATGACGGTAGCGACCAAAGGGGTTCCGCTTGCAAATGCAGTAGCAAATGTTCTCAACGTACCTTTTGTCATTGTTCGTCGTGACTTGAAAATCACAGAAGGTTCAACTGTGAGTGTTAACTACGTCTCAGGTTCTAGCGACCGTATTGAAAAAATGTTCCTTTCAAAACGTAGCCTTAAGGCAGGAAGCCGTGTCCTGATTGTTGATGACTTTTTGAAAGGCGGAGGAACGATTAACGGTATGATTAGCCTTTTAACAGAGTTTGATTCTGAGTTAGCTGGTGTAGCTGTCTTTGCTGATAATGCGCAGGAAGATCGTGAACAGCAGTTTGACTACAAATCACTCTTAAAAGTTACCAATATTGATGTGAAGAACCAACAAATTGAAGTTGAAGTTGGGAACATCTTCGAAACAGAAAAATAA
- a CDS encoding 3'-5' exoribonuclease YhaM family protein has product MKISHMKKDELFEGFYLIKSADLRQTRAGKNYLAFTFQDDSGEIEGKLWDAQPHNVEAFTAGKVVHMQGRREVYNNTPQVNQITLRLPQPGEPNDPADFKVKSPVDVKEIREYMAQMIFKIENPIWQRIVRALYTKYDKEFYSYPAAKTNHHAFETGLAYHTATMVRLAEAIADVYPQLNKSLLYAGIMLHDLAKVIELTGPDQTEYTVRGNLIGHIALIDSEITKAVMELGIDDTREEVVLLRHVILSHHGLLEYGSPVRPRVMEAEIIHMIDNLDASMMMMSTALALVDEGEMTNKVFAMDNRSFYKPKLD; this is encoded by the coding sequence ATGAAGATTAGTCACATGAAAAAAGATGAACTGTTCGAAGGCTTTTACCTAATCAAATCAGCCGATCTGAGACAGACGCGTGCTGGGAAAAACTACCTAGCTTTCACCTTCCAAGATGATAGTGGGGAAATCGAAGGAAAGCTCTGGGATGCCCAACCTCATAACGTTGAGGCCTTTACTGCAGGAAAAGTTGTCCACATGCAAGGGCGTCGTGAAGTTTACAACAACACTCCACAGGTAAATCAAATTACCCTTCGCTTACCTCAGCCTGGCGAACCCAATGACCCAGCAGACTTCAAGGTCAAATCACCAGTGGATGTTAAAGAAATCCGTGAGTACATGGCACAGATGATTTTCAAGATTGAAAATCCCATCTGGCAACGAATCGTTCGGGCCCTCTATACTAAATATGATAAAGAATTTTATTCCTATCCAGCTGCAAAAACCAACCACCATGCCTTTGAAACAGGGCTAGCTTATCATACAGCGACTATGGTTCGTTTAGCAGAGGCAATTGCTGATGTGTACCCACAACTCAATAAGAGCTTGCTCTATGCGGGAATTATGCTTCATGACCTGGCTAAGGTTATTGAGTTAACAGGTCCGGACCAGACAGAGTATACAGTGAGAGGAAATCTTATCGGGCATATCGCCTTGATTGATAGCGAGATTACCAAAGCAGTTATGGAACTTGGCATTGATGATACTCGAGAAGAAGTGGTGCTTCTGCGCCATGTGATTCTCAGCCACCATGGATTACTCGAGTATGGTAGTCCTGTTCGTCCTCGTGTGATGGAAGCTGAAATTATTCATATGATTGATAATTTGGATGCGAGTATGATGATGATGTCAACAGCGCTCGCCCTTGTTGATGAGGGGGAAATGACCAATAAGGTCTTTGCAATGGACAATCGTTCCTTCTACAAGCCAAAATTAGACTAG
- the rmuC gene encoding DNA recombination protein RmuC, with translation MEIVLLLLLIANLAGLFLIWQRQDKQEQYLTKSLEDQADNLSDQLDYRFEQARQASQLDQKNLEVAVSDRLQEVRIELHQGLTQVRQEMNENLLQTRDKTDQRLQALQESNEQRLEQMRQTVEEKLEKTLQTRLQASFETVSKQLESVNRGLGEMQTVARDVGALNKILSGTKTRGILGELQLGQIIEDIMTPAQYEREFATVENSSERVEYAIKLPGQGDQEYVYLPIDSKFPLADYYRLEEAYEAGDKDEIERCRKSLLASVKRFAKDIKSKYLAPPRTTNFGVLFVPTEGLYSEIVRNPIFFDGLRREEQIIVAGPSTLSALLNSLSVGFKTLSIQKSADHISQTLANVKTEFGKFGGILVKAQKHLQHATGNIDELLNRRTSAIERTLRHIELSEGEPMLDLLQFQEDEEEYED, from the coding sequence ATGGAGATTGTATTACTACTGTTATTAATTGCTAACCTGGCTGGCCTCTTTCTCATTTGGCAAAGGCAGGACAAGCAGGAGCAATATTTGACCAAGAGTTTAGAAGACCAGGCAGATAATCTCTCAGACCAGTTAGATTATCGATTTGAACAAGCACGACAAGCTAGTCAGTTGGACCAAAAAAATCTAGAAGTGGCTGTTAGCGACCGTTTGCAGGAGGTGCGGATTGAATTGCACCAAGGTCTGACTCAGGTTCGACAGGAGATGAATGAAAACCTCCTCCAAACCAGAGATAAGACTGACCAAAGACTACAGGCCTTGCAGGAGTCAAATGAGCAACGTTTAGAGCAGATGCGCCAAACGGTCGAGGAAAAGTTAGAAAAGACCTTGCAGACACGTTTGCAAGCGTCTTTCGAGACAGTTTCAAAACAACTGGAATCTGTCAACCGAGGTTTGGGTGAAATGCAGACGGTTGCCCGTGATGTCGGCGCTCTTAATAAGATCTTATCTGGTACAAAAACTCGAGGAATTCTAGGAGAATTACAACTGGGACAGATTATTGAAGATATCATGACACCTGCCCAGTATGAACGAGAATTTGCAACGGTTGAAAACTCTAGTGAACGTGTGGAATACGCCATCAAGTTACCTGGACAAGGTGACCAGGAATATGTCTATCTACCGATTGATTCTAAGTTTCCACTGGCAGATTATTACCGTCTGGAAGAAGCCTATGAAGCAGGTGACAAGGACGAGATTGAGCGCTGTCGTAAGTCTCTCCTAGCAAGCGTCAAGCGTTTTGCTAAGGATATTAAGAGTAAGTACCTGGCGCCACCTCGGACAACCAATTTTGGAGTCTTGTTTGTTCCGACAGAAGGTCTTTACTCAGAAATCGTTAGAAATCCGATTTTCTTTGATGGTTTGAGACGGGAAGAGCAGATTATCGTTGCGGGACCAAGTACCTTGTCAGCCCTTCTTAACTCCCTATCTGTTGGCTTCAAGACTCTGAGTATCCAAAAGAGTGCTGACCATATTAGCCAAACTCTAGCCAACGTCAAAACCGAATTTGGCAAGTTTGGTGGTATTCTGGTTAAAGCGCAAAAACACCTCCAACATGCCACTGGTAATATTGATGAATTGTTAAACCGACGTACTTCAGCTATTGAGCGAACTCTCCGACATATTGAATTGTCAGAAGGTGAGCCTATGCTTGATTTGCTCCAGTTCCAAGAAGATGAGGAAGAATATGAAGATTAG
- a CDS encoding thiamine diphosphokinase, whose translation MNECKLSENNWTKVAVFAGGDRGHYRTDFDCFVGVDRGSLWVLEEKLPLALAVGDFDSVTVEECQLIQKRAQHFVQAQPEKDDTDLELALLTIFEKNPQARVTIFGALGGRIDHMLANVFLPSNPKLAPYMRQIEIEDGQNLISYCPEGTSQLEPRSDYDYLAFMPVRDSQLTIIGAKYELTEENFFFKKVYASNEYIDREVSVTCPDGYVVVLHSKDRR comes from the coding sequence ATGAACGAGTGCAAGCTCTCAGAAAACAACTGGACTAAAGTTGCAGTTTTTGCAGGCGGAGACCGCGGTCACTATCGGACAGATTTTGACTGCTTTGTCGGTGTGGATCGAGGCTCACTTTGGGTACTGGAGGAAAAACTTCCTCTTGCTTTAGCCGTTGGGGATTTTGATTCTGTGACTGTAGAAGAATGTCAGTTGATTCAAAAACGTGCCCAGCATTTTGTTCAAGCCCAGCCAGAAAAAGATGATACCGATCTGGAACTAGCACTTTTAACGATTTTTGAAAAGAATCCTCAAGCTCGGGTGACTATTTTTGGTGCCCTAGGTGGTCGCATTGACCATATGTTGGCTAATGTCTTTCTGCCTAGCAATCCTAAATTGGCGCCCTATATGCGTCAGATAGAGATTGAGGATGGGCAAAACTTGATTAGCTATTGTCCAGAAGGAACCAGTCAGCTAGAACCACGTTCGGACTATGATTACCTTGCTTTTATGCCTGTGAGGGATAGTCAGTTGACTATTATCGGAGCCAAGTATGAACTAACTGAGGAGAATTTTTTCTTTAAGAAAGTTTATGCTTCTAACGAATATATAGATAGGGAAGTTTCGGTAACATGCCCGGATGGCTATGTGGTCGTACTGCATAGTAAGGACAGGAGATAG